The genomic interval AAGCAGTATTATCTGGACTGGAGAACCTACAGAAGCCAATGTAGACCTGACTGCATTATATGAAGTTAATGCAGCTCCAATTGACTTGCTTAATCAACCTGATAACATCCCGGCTAAAACAAAACTGCCTTTCCAGGTTTATCTATACATGAAAAATCAGCTGATGAAGCCAACCATATCGTTCAAGCTGGATATGCCTGCAAACGAACAAGGCGCTTTAGGCGGAGTTGTTTATACTAAAATACAGAATATAAACAGAGATGAAGGACAGCTTAATAAACAGGTATTTGCTTTATTAGCGCTGGGCCGTTTCATTGCAGATAATCCATTCGAGAGTCTTGTTGGTGGTGGTGGAGGTATTTCCTCGATGGCACGTTCAAGTGTGAGTAATTTGCTGACCGATCAGTTAAATAATCTCGCTTCAGATTTAGTTAAAGGTGTAGATATAAACTTTGGACTGAATTCATCTGAAGATTACTCTTCAGGCTCATTGCAGCAAAAAACAGACCTGGAAGTAGGCTTATCTAAAAAACTGCTGAATGACAGGTTAACAGTAACTGTAGGTAGTTCATTTGGCCTGGAAGGCCCGCAGGCACCTGGGCAGAATGCAACAAATATTGCGGGTAATGTGAATGTGGAATATGCGCTTTCTGCTGATGGCAGATACCGTTTGAGAGCTTACAGACGTAATCAGAACGAGGGTGTAATTGAGGGACAGATTATCGAGACTGGTGTTGGATTTGCCTTAGTTGTTGATTATAATAAATTCAAAGAGATTTTCCAGAAAAGAAGAAAGCGGTATCAGATTACCACTGAGCAAAAACCAAAAGAAAAAGCGGTTAGTAATACACCTGCAAAAAGCGAAAAATAAGATTTAACAAAAAAACAGCTTCTGCAGGTGTAAACCTGCAGAAGCTTACAAACATAAATAGTGAATGAAAAAACTAATTCTACCCTCTTTATTAATCTTTTCATGTTTAGTGTGGGCCGCCTGCAGCAACACTAAATACCTGAAACCCGGACAGACTTTGTATACAGGTGCTGAGGTAAAGATTAATCCCGATTCTTCTTCAAAAATTGCAGATGAAAAGAATGTAAAGAGTGATTTGGAAAGTAAAACAAGACCTGCACCTAATAAAACGATTCTTGGCTTAAGACCAAAATTATATATCTATAACCTTGCCGGTGAACCTAAAAAACCAAAAGGTATCCGCCACTGGCTAAGAACCAAAGTTGGAGAACCACCTGTATTATTGAGTGATGTCAAATTAAAAAGCAATAATGCCATATTAACCAGTTATCTGATTAGCCAGGGATACCTGCAATCTGTAGTAACCGGAGATACTATTGTTAAAAAACGTTCTGCTAAGGCTGTTTATACAGCACAAACAGGTACACGTTATAAAATCAATAACATCACTTTTCCTAAAGACACAGGGAACCTGGCCAATATTATTAATCAGAATAAAGAAAATACCTTGCTTAAGAAAGGAGATTTCTATAATCTTGAAGTCTTTAAAAATGAACGGATCCGTATAGATAACGACCTGAAAGAAAATGGTTATTTCTATTTCAGCCCGGACTATCTGATTCTGCAGGTGGACAGTACTATTGGAAAAAGCCAGGTTAATATTACTGTGAAAGTAAAAGACATAGCACCTGATGCAGGTTTGAAGCCTTATACAATCAAAGAGATTAAAATATATCCGAACTACTCCTTAAGAAGGGATACTGCACTGAGGAAATTGCAGCCTGTCGAGTATAATGATTTCGAGATCTATGATGATAAAAAAACATTTAAACCTCGTTTATTTGACAGGCTGGTCTTCTTTAAAAAAGGTGAAACTTATAACAGAAAAGACCATAACCAGTCTTTAAACAGAATGGTTAATATCAATGCATTTCAAGCTGTTAAAGCAGAGTTTTTGCCTGTTGACAGTTTTAAAAACGACCAGCTGGATTTAAATATTTACCTGACCCCTTTAAAGAAAAACTCCCTGTCATTTTCAGTAACGGGAACCAGTAAATCAAATAATTTTGTAGGTTCAGAGGTAAAAGTAACTCAGACTACAAGAAACCTGTTCAGAGGTGCTGAGCAACTGGACGTAAGTTTAAGCGGTGGTTTTGAAACACAGGTAAGCGGACAAGCAAAGAACCTGAACTCTTATTCATTTACTGCCCAGGGAAAATTAACTTTCCCAAGATTTATTGTTCCGTTTTACAAGCCTAGCAGTACCACTGCATTCATTCCAAAAACTATTGCATCTCTGTCTTATGAGTTGTTAAGCAGAGGATCTTTATATGATTTAAGTTCATTTAAAGCAGAATATGGCTATGTATGGAAGGAAAACGTTCATAAAGAACATACTTTTAATCCTATTTCAATTACCTATGTAAAACCAGGCATTGATTCCGCTAAAAAAGATAGTATTTTCAGACTTACTCCTGGCTTGAAAAACATCCTTGATAAACAGTTTATAATTGGAAGTAGCTATAACTTCAACTATACCAATCAAATGGAAGAGTCCAGAAGAAACAATATTTACTTTAATGGGAACATACAAACTGGTGGTAATCTATGGGGTGTATTTATTTCAAAAGATGGCAAGGGTGAAAAATCAATTTTTAATGTGCCATTAACTCAGTTTGTAAGATTAGAGACGGATCTGAGAGATTATTTTAAGATCAACAGAAATGTGATCTGGGCTAATCGACTAAACCTGGGATATGGTTATGCTTACGGTAACAGTACATCTATGCCCTTTGTAAAACAGTTTTTTGCAGGAGGAACAAACGATATTCGCGGTTTTGCTTCCAGATCACTTGGCCCTGGTACTTATAAAGTGCCAGATACCACACAATTCGCTGATCAAAGTGGTGACGTAAAAATTATGCTGAATACAGAATTACGTTTTAAACTAGTTAGTGTATTATACGGCGCCTTATTTGCTGACGCAGGAAATATCTGGCTAAGAAAAGAAGATCCAGCCAGGCCAGGCTCAGGCTTCAAGGTAAAAAATGCATTAAGCGAAATGGCCATATCAACCGGAGCTGGTTTACGCGTAGATGCTAAAATCTTTGTTGTCCGTTTAGACGTAGCCTTCCCGATCAGAAAACCATACTTACCTGAAGGACAAAGATGGGTAATTGATCAGGTTGCATTTGGTGATAAGACCTGGAGAAAACAAAACTTAGTTTATAACATAGGAATTGGCTATCCATTTTAATTACCAATCCAATCTAAAGACATTTATCTAAAATGGAAGTATTACATCAAATCAAACGTTTCTTTATTGCACTGTACCATCTGTTCGTGGCGGCCGGAGCAGGCTTTATCGAAGACCGTGTGATGAAATTAAGCGCCGCACTTGCTTACTATACGATCTTCTCTTTAACACCACTGATCATTATCGTTATTTCAGCAGCGAGTATATTTTTCAGTGATAAACTGAATCCGGGAACAGAATTATTTGCTCAGATCAACGAAATAGCAGGAGCTGAAGCAGCTAAACAAATACAGGGATTTGTTACTAATGCTAATCTTACCGGTAAAAGTACAATAGGACTGATTATTGGGATCGGAACATTGATTGTCGGTTCAACTGCTATTTTCATTGAAATCCAGGACAGTATCAATATGATCTGGAAAGTAAAAGCTGTTCCTAAAAAAGGATGGTTAAAAATGCTGACCAACAGATTGCTTTCTTTCTCATTAATTGTATCAATGGGTTTCCTGTTATTGGTTTCACTGGTCATTAACAGTATTGTGGTCGGGCTTGGTTCTAAATTAGGAGAGCTGGTAGCCAGAAGCAAAATAAGCGAAATTATTCCTGTTGCAGATACAACAACTACCCTGTTAATTTACATCCTGAACAATGCTTTTACTTTAGCAGCTGTAACGGCTGTGTTTACTATTATTTTTAAAGTATTGCCTGATGTCATTCTAAGATGGAAATCAGCTCTTATAGGCGCTTTATTTACAGCACTTCTATTCAGTTTAGGTAAATATCTGATTGGAGTATATATTGAGAAAGGAAATCCGGCATCAGCATTTGGTGCTGCAAGTTCAATTATTGTGATCCTGCTCTGGATTTATTATACTGCTATTATTCTGTACTTCGGAGCTGAATTTACCCAGGTGTATGCAGAAAAATATGATAAAGGAATAAGACCAAGTAAGTATGCGGTCCATACACAAATTACTGTGGTCGAAAAGAAAGTAGATGTTTTGCCTCCGCAACATCCTGAAGAAACAAAAACAGAACCGGCCTAAGCCGATTCTGCAATTTCATCTTCAATGATATCTTCAGAAACTGCCGCTGTTGCCGCATCCAAATCAGCAGAGATTAACGCTTCTACGGTATCTTTCTCTATTCTTAAGTTTCTGATAATATGCTGTTGTCTGTCTGGTGTATTTTTACCCATATAATATTCCAGCAAATTCTTGATCGTCTGGTCTTTCAGAATTACCGGATCCAGGCGGATATCTTTACCAATAAATAAACCAAACTCGTCAGGAGAAATCTCTCCTAAACCTTTAAACCGTGTAATCTCAGGCTTATTTCCTAATTTCTCAATTGCTCTCTTACGCTCATCATCACTATAGCAATAGATGGTCTCTTTCTTATTACGTACCCTGAATAAAGGAGTTTGCAGAATATATACATGTCCTGCTCTAACCAGATCGGGGAAGAACTGCAAAAAGAAAGTCATCATCAGTAACCTGATGTGCATACCATCCACATCGGCATCAGTGGCGATTACAATATTGTTATAATGTAAACCTTCCAGCCCGTCTTCAATATTCAGCGCATGCTGCAATAAGTTGAATTCCTCATTCTCATAAACCACCTTTTTAGTCAGCTCATAACAATTCAAAGGTTTACCCTTCAAACTGAATACTGCCTGGCAATCTACATCTCTTGACTTAGTAATAGATCCGGATGCAGAATCTCCTTCGGTAATAAACAAGGTAGTTTCGTAACGTTTTTCATGCGTACTGCTGAAATGGACTTTACAATCTCTGAGTTTCTTATTGTGAAGTGATGCTTTTTTAGCCCTGTCATTCGCCAGTTTCTTGATTCCGGCGATATCCTTACGCTCACGCTCAGATTGCAGGATACGCTTTAATAAAGCGTCTGCAACATCGGTATGCTTATGCAGGTAATCATCCAGTTCTTTCTTCACGAAATCATTGATGAAAGTACGTACAGAAGGCCCGTCAGGCCCCATATTCTGAGAACCCAGTTTGGTTTTTGTCTGTGACTCAAATACCGGCTCCTGCACACGAACAGAAATCGCAGCAATAATAGAAGAACGGATATCTGAAGCCTCGTATTCTTTTTTATAAAACTCACGGATAGTTTTCACTACCGCTTCTCTGAAAGCAGCCTGGTGTGTACCGCCCTGAGTGGTATGCTGCCCGTTCACAAAAGAATGATAATCTTCTCCATACTGCTGACCATGAGTCATTGCGATCTCGATATCATTGCCTTTCAGGTGAATAATCGGATAACGGATATTTTCTACATCTGCTACCTTATGCAGCAAATCATACAGACCACGTTCCGATAAGTATTTTTGATTGTTAAAATTAACCGTTAAACCAGTATTCAGGAACACATAGTTCCAGATCATACTTTCTACAAAATCAGGGATATAATGATAATTTCTGAAAATGGTCTCATCAGGATAGAAAGTAATGGCAGTACCATTTCTTTGCGTGGTATCAATAACAGGATGATCCATGGTGATCTCCCCTCTTGAAAACTCCACCTTTTTTGTTTTTCCATCACGGTAAGACTGCACCACGAAATTGGTCGATAAAGCATTTACTGCTTTTGTACCTACCCCGTTTAACCCTACAGATTTCTGGAAAGCGTTACTATCATATTTACCACCGGTATTGATCTTTGACACGCAGTCAATCACTTTACCCAATGGAATACCACGGCCATAATCACGTACATTCACCTTAGAATCAGAAACAGTAATATCAATGATACGGCCAGATCCCATGACAAACTCATCAATAGAGTTATCCATGATCTCCTTGAGCAAGACATAAATACCGTCATCCTGAGCGGAGCCATCACCCAGCTTCCCGATATACATACCAGGGCGCAATCTGATGTGTTCTTTCCAGTCCAGTGACCGTATACTGTCATCGTTATATATAGGTTCAGCCATAATTTTTGTGTAGAACTGCAAATTTAATGAATAGCTACCTCAATTAAACATCAAAGTTTCAACAAATACACATTTTGCCTTACCTTCGTGCATTTACTCCAACAATAAATGCAGCCTAAAAAACAGCTTTCCCTTTTCGATCTGTCTATGATCGTTGTCAGCCTGGTCATCGGAATGGGCATCTTCCGTACACCAGTTAATGTAGCTGCCAAGGCACAAATTCCCGAATTATTCTTCCTGGCCTGGATTATAGGCGGTTTGGTTGCCTATTGCGGGGCATTGATCTATGCAGAAATCGGTTCACGTTTTCCGGTAACCGGTGGTTATTATAAAATATTCTCTACCTGTTATCATCCTTCGGTAGCTTTCGCCATTAACGGTATAGTCGTGTTGACAAGTGCGGCTTCTATGGCTGGTGTAACCTTAATTGGTTCAGAATACCTGAGCAGTGTTATTTTTCCGCCAGAGATGCAGACCGACTTTTACCGGCTTGTGGTCGCTGCGGTAACCATACTTATATTTTACAGTATTAACCTGATGGGTTTAAAGGCGAGTTCGAAAGTCCAGAATATCCTGACGGTGATTAAAATTACGCTCGTACTGACGCTGATTTGCGCCATATTTTTTGGCGGACAAACGGAAACCATCACCCCTGTATTTAAAACAGTTTCAGGGAACAAACCTGTCTGGTCAGATTACGGGAAGGCACTGGGAATTTGCCTGATTGCAGTTACCTTTTCTTTTGCAGGATATACACAAACGATCAACCTGGGCGGAGAAGTTAAGGATGCCAAGAAAATCATTCCCAAGGGTATTAAGCTGGGGTTGTTTATGATTATTTCACTTTACCTGCTCATCAATTATGCCTATGTAAAAGTTATCGGATTTGAACAGTTAAAAACTGCGCATAGCATTGCGTCCATATTAGCGGGCAGAATTTTCGGACCCGCAGGCTTTACTATACTTTCTGCGGTTATTTTTTTATCTGTTCTGGGTTATGTCAATGTGAATCTTTTAAGTAATCCAAGAGCGATGTTTGCCATGGGTGAAGAAAAAGCACTCCCTGCTGTATTTGCACAAAAAAGTAAGAGAACAGAGGTGATGGTAGTCAGCCTGACTACTTTTACTGCACTGGTGATGACTACGCTCTTTTTCGCCCAGACTTTCGATAAAATTGTCAACTACTCCATTATACTGGAATGCATCGGAACAGCAAGTTCGGCAGCTACTTTATTTATTCTGCGCAGAACTACTGCTCATTTAGATAAAAGCAGTATTTACAGGATGAAATGGTACCCTGTTCTTCCTGTGCTATTTATTTCTTTTTATTTATTCGTTGGAATCAGTATTTATCAGGACGATCCTTCCGCTGCCAGCAATGGATTGTATATATTTATAGGATTCATAGCCATTTATTTTATTTCAAAAATATTCAATAAAAAGAAGAAGATAGCCGATGCAGCAGAAGCAACTGCCCTTAAGTAAAGAGATCACCTATGCAGCCGGAATGATGGGCTGGAGCATTATGACCAATATTATTATTGTGATGCTTCCCTATTTCTACCTGCCGCCTACCAATTCAGGCTTAACTCCTTTAGTTCCTCAGCTGATCGTATTTGGTATATTTAACATCCTGTCCCTGATTGCAGCATCAGGCAGATTATTCGATGCTTTTTATGACCCTTTTATTGCTTCAGTGAGTGATGGAAGTACAAATCCCAAAGGCAGACGCATCCCGATTATGCGTTATGCGATTATCCCTGCGGTTATTTTCTGCGGATTGATCTTTCACCCTTTAGTAAAGGCAGAGTCTACTGCAAATGCCTGGTGGCTTACCCTGATGCTGATTGGTTTTTTCATGTCAGTTACGAGTTATATCATACCTTACAATGCTTTACTGGCCGAATTAGCACACACAGCGGAACAAAAAGTTAAGCTTTCTACTTTTCAGCAGGTTGGTTTTGTCATGGGAATGATCCTGTCGGCAATGATCAATAACTTTGCCGATCTGATTCAGTTTGTATTTCATATCCCGGAAAGAATGGAAGCCCTTCAATATACCATCATCGGACTCAGTATTTTTTCCGGACTGGTGATGATCCTTCCTGTAGTTACAATCAACGAAAAGGAATATAGTAACGGCAAGCCTACGCATATCCCCTTGCTTCCAGCTATTAAAAATACTTTCCGCAATGCGAATTTCAAATATTACCTGATTTCGGATTTTGCCTATTATATGGCGCTGAGTATCATTTCAAGTGGTTTGCTTTATTTCGTCAGTGTTTTATTGAAATTACCTGAGTCGGACGGTGGAAAATATATGGGGACTATGGTCTTTCTTTCCCTTCTGTTTTATCCTTTCATAAATTCAGGGGCAAAACGCTATGGCAGAAAGGCACTGGTGCTTGCTGCTTTTGCGATCCTTAGTCTTATTTTTGTCACTATTTACTTTCTCGGGCACCTGCCCTTCCCACCGGCTATGCAAATGTATATCCTGGTAGTTTGCGCTTCTTTTCCACTGGCCGCGCTTGGTATTCTGCCAAATGCAATTCTGGCTGATATCGCTCAAAAAGACACCAGGGAGACCGGTGAAAACCATGAAGGCATGTTTTTCGCAGTTAAATATCTATTTGTTAAACTTGGCCAAACTGTAGGAATTGCACTTTTTGCCATGCTGACTGTTTATGGTAAAGATCCGGGACACGATTTTGGCCTGCGTTTAAATGGTGTTGCAGGCTTTGTTTTATGTGTGCTCGCCTTATTGTTTTTCACCCGCTTTAAAGAAGACAAATAAGTTACGGAACTTATATGTATATTTGCGCCAGCGAAACGTAACTCTTTAATCAGCAAGGAATTCATTAATTAAACGCCTGCTGATTGTTAACGTCTCTTCATTATTATACACATTAAAATTCAAACACATTGTTATTCGAAGAATTAAACCTGATTGAGCCTATTTTAAAAGCGCTGCAAGCAGAGGGTTATACTAACCCAACCCCTATACAAGAACAATCTATTCCTACTATATTAACAAGCAGAGACTTACTAGGCTGTGCGCAAACCGGAACTGGTAAAACAGCGGCTTTTGCAATTCCTATGTTACAACTGCTGAATAAAGAACATCAGAATACTAAAGGCCCGAGACCGATCCGTGCCCTGGTATTAACGCCAACACGTGAGCTTGCCATTCAGATTGAAGAAAGTTTCAAGGCTTATGGTAAAAATCTTTCGCTGCGCCACCTGGTTATTTTTGGTGGTGTTGGACAAAAAGCACAAACTGACGCTTTACATCGCGGCGTAGATATCCTGATCGCTACACCAGGCAGATTGCTTGATTTAATGAATCAGGGTTTCATCAACCTTAAAGATGTTGAAATATTTGTACTGGATGAAGCAGACAGAATGCTGGACATGGGTTTCATTCATGATGTGAAGAAAACTATTGCAAAGCTGCCTGCTAAAAGACAAACTTTATTTTTCTCGGCAACGATGCCTGGTGAAATTCAAAAACTGGCCAATACGATTTTAACTGATCCGTTAAAAGTAGAAGTAACGCCTGTGTCTTCAACTGCGGAAAAAATTGAGCAGTCTATCTATTACGTAGATAAAAATGATAAGAAAAATCTATTAATCCATATTCTTAAGGATAAAACGATTACTACAGCACTTGTTTTTACCCGTACAAAACATGGTGCAGACCGTATCGTTAAAGACCTGATTAAAGTTGGTGTAAAAGCCGAAGCTATTCACGGTAATAAATCACAGAATGCAAGACAAAGAGCTTTAACTAATTTTAAAGACAAAACTACCCGCATTCTTGTAGCAACTGATATTGCTGCCCGTGGTATCGACGTAGATGAGTTAACACATGTGATCAACTATGAATTGCCAAATGTTCCTGAAACTTACGTACACAGAATTGGCCGTACAGGTCGTGCTGGTAACAGTGGGGTTTCCTTCTCTTTCTGCGATGGAGAAGAAAAAGAATACCTGGACGATATCGAGAAATTAATCGCGCTTAAGATCCCTGTACAGGAAGATCATCCTTATGCAATGAGCTGGCAGAGCCTGATGTCTGGCGCCGCAGCGGCAAAAGTAAAAGGAAAGAGCAAACCTTCAAGAGGTGGCCGTCAGGAAAGAACTGAATATAAGCCAAACCTTAGCGGAGCAAAAAGAACTCCGGGTGGCGGCAATGGTGGTGGTAACCGCAGATTCAGCGGATCAAGACCTAAGGCTAAAACAGATTAATATAAACATTAAGATCTTGAAACCGTTTCCTGTTGTGGGAAACGGTTTTTTTTGTTTCAGGGGTTTTGACAATCAGATGGGCAGTTGATTTATGCTCTATAAAATAAATCTGTCAAATGTTTAAAGAATTAATCTGCAAAGACAACTCAGAAGTCGTTATCTTCATAATTCCGCAGATTTTGGCGACTTTAGTAGGCAGCCAACATGATCTTAATTCTCTCCGCCGAAACTTTGGAGATTCCAGGTAAAACTTAACAGAAAATACCTGGTAATCTGATTAGTCCTGCTTTCTGTAGTCGTATTGTCTGTG from Pedobacter sp. WC2423 carries:
- a CDS encoding BamA/TamA family outer membrane protein; its protein translation is MKKLILPSLLIFSCLVWAACSNTKYLKPGQTLYTGAEVKINPDSSSKIADEKNVKSDLESKTRPAPNKTILGLRPKLYIYNLAGEPKKPKGIRHWLRTKVGEPPVLLSDVKLKSNNAILTSYLISQGYLQSVVTGDTIVKKRSAKAVYTAQTGTRYKINNITFPKDTGNLANIINQNKENTLLKKGDFYNLEVFKNERIRIDNDLKENGYFYFSPDYLILQVDSTIGKSQVNITVKVKDIAPDAGLKPYTIKEIKIYPNYSLRRDTALRKLQPVEYNDFEIYDDKKTFKPRLFDRLVFFKKGETYNRKDHNQSLNRMVNINAFQAVKAEFLPVDSFKNDQLDLNIYLTPLKKNSLSFSVTGTSKSNNFVGSEVKVTQTTRNLFRGAEQLDVSLSGGFETQVSGQAKNLNSYSFTAQGKLTFPRFIVPFYKPSSTTAFIPKTIASLSYELLSRGSLYDLSSFKAEYGYVWKENVHKEHTFNPISITYVKPGIDSAKKDSIFRLTPGLKNILDKQFIIGSSYNFNYTNQMEESRRNNIYFNGNIQTGGNLWGVFISKDGKGEKSIFNVPLTQFVRLETDLRDYFKINRNVIWANRLNLGYGYAYGNSTSMPFVKQFFAGGTNDIRGFASRSLGPGTYKVPDTTQFADQSGDVKIMLNTELRFKLVSVLYGALFADAGNIWLRKEDPARPGSGFKVKNALSEMAISTGAGLRVDAKIFVVRLDVAFPIRKPYLPEGQRWVIDQVAFGDKTWRKQNLVYNIGIGYPF
- a CDS encoding YihY/virulence factor BrkB family protein, translating into MEVLHQIKRFFIALYHLFVAAGAGFIEDRVMKLSAALAYYTIFSLTPLIIIVISAASIFFSDKLNPGTELFAQINEIAGAEAAKQIQGFVTNANLTGKSTIGLIIGIGTLIVGSTAIFIEIQDSINMIWKVKAVPKKGWLKMLTNRLLSFSLIVSMGFLLLVSLVINSIVVGLGSKLGELVARSKISEIIPVADTTTTLLIYILNNAFTLAAVTAVFTIIFKVLPDVILRWKSALIGALFTALLFSLGKYLIGVYIEKGNPASAFGAASSIIVILLWIYYTAIILYFGAEFTQVYAEKYDKGIRPSKYAVHTQITVVEKKVDVLPPQHPEETKTEPA
- a CDS encoding DNA topoisomerase IV subunit B, giving the protein MAEPIYNDDSIRSLDWKEHIRLRPGMYIGKLGDGSAQDDGIYVLLKEIMDNSIDEFVMGSGRIIDITVSDSKVNVRDYGRGIPLGKVIDCVSKINTGGKYDSNAFQKSVGLNGVGTKAVNALSTNFVVQSYRDGKTKKVEFSRGEITMDHPVIDTTQRNGTAITFYPDETIFRNYHYIPDFVESMIWNYVFLNTGLTVNFNNQKYLSERGLYDLLHKVADVENIRYPIIHLKGNDIEIAMTHGQQYGEDYHSFVNGQHTTQGGTHQAAFREAVVKTIREFYKKEYEASDIRSSIIAAISVRVQEPVFESQTKTKLGSQNMGPDGPSVRTFINDFVKKELDDYLHKHTDVADALLKRILQSERERKDIAGIKKLANDRAKKASLHNKKLRDCKVHFSSTHEKRYETTLFITEGDSASGSITKSRDVDCQAVFSLKGKPLNCYELTKKVVYENEEFNLLQHALNIEDGLEGLHYNNIVIATDADVDGMHIRLLMMTFFLQFFPDLVRAGHVYILQTPLFRVRNKKETIYCYSDDERKRAIEKLGNKPEITRFKGLGEISPDEFGLFIGKDIRLDPVILKDQTIKNLLEYYMGKNTPDRQQHIIRNLRIEKDTVEALISADLDAATAAVSEDIIEDEIAESA
- a CDS encoding APC family permease; translation: MQPKKQLSLFDLSMIVVSLVIGMGIFRTPVNVAAKAQIPELFFLAWIIGGLVAYCGALIYAEIGSRFPVTGGYYKIFSTCYHPSVAFAINGIVVLTSAASMAGVTLIGSEYLSSVIFPPEMQTDFYRLVVAAVTILIFYSINLMGLKASSKVQNILTVIKITLVLTLICAIFFGGQTETITPVFKTVSGNKPVWSDYGKALGICLIAVTFSFAGYTQTINLGGEVKDAKKIIPKGIKLGLFMIISLYLLINYAYVKVIGFEQLKTAHSIASILAGRIFGPAGFTILSAVIFLSVLGYVNVNLLSNPRAMFAMGEEKALPAVFAQKSKRTEVMVVSLTTFTALVMTTLFFAQTFDKIVNYSIILECIGTASSAATLFILRRTTAHLDKSSIYRMKWYPVLPVLFISFYLFVGISIYQDDPSAASNGLYIFIGFIAIYFISKIFNKKKKIADAAEATALK
- a CDS encoding MFS transporter, which codes for MQQKQLPLSKEITYAAGMMGWSIMTNIIIVMLPYFYLPPTNSGLTPLVPQLIVFGIFNILSLIAASGRLFDAFYDPFIASVSDGSTNPKGRRIPIMRYAIIPAVIFCGLIFHPLVKAESTANAWWLTLMLIGFFMSVTSYIIPYNALLAELAHTAEQKVKLSTFQQVGFVMGMILSAMINNFADLIQFVFHIPERMEALQYTIIGLSIFSGLVMILPVVTINEKEYSNGKPTHIPLLPAIKNTFRNANFKYYLISDFAYYMALSIISSGLLYFVSVLLKLPESDGGKYMGTMVFLSLLFYPFINSGAKRYGRKALVLAAFAILSLIFVTIYFLGHLPFPPAMQMYILVVCASFPLAALGILPNAILADIAQKDTRETGENHEGMFFAVKYLFVKLGQTVGIALFAMLTVYGKDPGHDFGLRLNGVAGFVLCVLALLFFTRFKEDK
- a CDS encoding DEAD/DEAH box helicase, which encodes MLFEELNLIEPILKALQAEGYTNPTPIQEQSIPTILTSRDLLGCAQTGTGKTAAFAIPMLQLLNKEHQNTKGPRPIRALVLTPTRELAIQIEESFKAYGKNLSLRHLVIFGGVGQKAQTDALHRGVDILIATPGRLLDLMNQGFINLKDVEIFVLDEADRMLDMGFIHDVKKTIAKLPAKRQTLFFSATMPGEIQKLANTILTDPLKVEVTPVSSTAEKIEQSIYYVDKNDKKNLLIHILKDKTITTALVFTRTKHGADRIVKDLIKVGVKAEAIHGNKSQNARQRALTNFKDKTTRILVATDIAARGIDVDELTHVINYELPNVPETYVHRIGRTGRAGNSGVSFSFCDGEEKEYLDDIEKLIALKIPVQEDHPYAMSWQSLMSGAAAAKVKGKSKPSRGGRQERTEYKPNLSGAKRTPGGGNGGGNRRFSGSRPKAKTD